CTCGAAGCAAAATATTACGACTACGATAGCAGCCTGAAAGAGGTCGTCATTGACGAAGTTATCATGGGTAATGTTCTCCAGGCAGGATTGGGGCAGAACTCCGGCAGGCAGGCGAGCATCTTCGGTGGAGTTCCCAAGGAAACAAACGCCTATACCATCAACAAGGTATGCTCCTCCGGACTCAAAGCCATTATCAATGGCATACAGTCTATCGTCGCGGGTGATAATGAGGTTGTTGTTGCCGGTGGCATGGAAAACATGAGTCTTACACCTTTTGCTCTACCCTCTTTACGGTGGGGTGCAAGGATGTTTGACACAAAAGCAATTGACCTGATGGTCCTCGACGGTATATGGGAAATATTCTATGGGTATCATATGGGCTTGACAGCAGAGAATATCGCAGCAAAATACGGTATCTCAAGGGAGGAACAGGATAAGTTCGGTCTTGTAAGCCATCAGAGGGCAAGAAAGGCGATAAAAGAAGGTCTTTTTAAAGCAGAAATCATTCCTGTTATAATCCCGCAGAAAAAGGGAGACCCGATTGTATTTGACACCGACGAGAGGCCAATGGACACAACCCTTGAAAAGATGGCAAAACTGGCACCTGCCTTCAAAAAGGACGGGACAGTTACTGCAGGGAACGCATCCGGTCTCAATGATGCTGCCGCTGCAGTCGTACTGATGACAAGGGATAAGGCAAAAGAACTCGGTATTAAACCCATGGGGAAGATTATCTCCTACGCAGCAGGCGGGGTAGACCCTCAATTTATGGGGCTTGGACCGATACCTGCCATCAGAAAGGCATTGAGAAAGGCAAATATGACCCTCGATAAGATAGACCTGATAGAGCTAAATGAAGCCTTTGCATCACAGTCGCTCGCCTGTATAAAAGAACTAAAGATTGATATGGAAAGGTGCAATGTCTTTGGTGGCGGTATATCCCTCGGACACCCGATTGGATGCACAGGTGCAAGACTCGTTACAACCGCTCTCTACGCAATGAAAAGACTCAACCTGAAATACGGGCTCGTCTCTATGTGTATCGGCGGCGGACAGGGATTGGCAGCAGTTCTCGAAAGCGAGGCATAAAATGGAATACAAGAACCTGATTGTTGAAATAAAAGACGGAATAGCAATTGTAAAGATAAACAGACCCAAGGCATTAAATGCCCTCAACTCTGAGACAGTCGACGAGATAAAACATGCCGGAAATGAACTGAACGGGAATAAGGATGTCAGGGTTGTCATTATCACAGGGGAGGGGGATAAGGCATTTATTGCTGGTGCAGATATTCTCGAAATGAAGGACATGAATGTAATAGAGGGTATGGCATTCTCCCAGGGAGGGCACAAAGCCTTTGCCACGCTTGATAATATGGGAAAGCCTGTCATTGCTGCGGTCAATGGGTTCGCCCTGGGCGGCGGTTTTGAAGTAGCCCTCGCATGCGATATTATCTACGCTTCAGACAGGGCAAAGGTCGGTTTCCCCGAAACCACACTTGGAATCTTTCCGGGTTTTGGAGGCACCCAGAGGACAGCAAAGCTCATCGGGCTGGCAAAAGCAAAGGAGTTGATATTTACCGGTAAGATGATTACTGCCCAGGAGGCATACGAGATGGGGCTCATAAACAAGGTTGTCCCCCATGAGGAGTTGATGAAAGAGGTGATGGCACTCGCAGAAAAGATAAAGGCAAACGGTCCTTTTTCCATAAGACTGGCAAAGGAGTTAATCAATAAAAGCATCCATCTCGATATAGAGTCAGGGCTCATGATAGAAGCAAAGGATTTCGGATTGTGTTTTGGTACAAAAGACCAGAAAGAAGGCATGACTGCATTCGTAGAGAAAAGAAAACCCACCTTCAAAGGTGAATAAAATAAATTCAAGGAGGACACTGTGAAGATAGTGGTATGTATAAAACA
This portion of the Pseudomonadota bacterium genome encodes:
- a CDS encoding acetyl-CoA C-acetyltransferase, with amino-acid sequence LEAKYYDYDSSLKEVVIDEVIMGNVLQAGLGQNSGRQASIFGGVPKETNAYTINKVCSSGLKAIINGIQSIVAGDNEVVVAGGMENMSLTPFALPSLRWGARMFDTKAIDLMVLDGIWEIFYGYHMGLTAENIAAKYGISREEQDKFGLVSHQRARKAIKEGLFKAEIIPVIIPQKKGDPIVFDTDERPMDTTLEKMAKLAPAFKKDGTVTAGNASGLNDAAAAVVLMTRDKAKELGIKPMGKIISYAAGGVDPQFMGLGPIPAIRKALRKANMTLDKIDLIELNEAFASQSLACIKELKIDMERCNVFGGGISLGHPIGCTGARLVTTALYAMKRLNLKYGLVSMCIGGGQGLAAVLESEA
- a CDS encoding enoyl-CoA hydratase-related protein, whose product is MEYKNLIVEIKDGIAIVKINRPKALNALNSETVDEIKHAGNELNGNKDVRVVIITGEGDKAFIAGADILEMKDMNVIEGMAFSQGGHKAFATLDNMGKPVIAAVNGFALGGGFEVALACDIIYASDRAKVGFPETTLGIFPGFGGTQRTAKLIGLAKAKELIFTGKMITAQEAYEMGLINKVVPHEELMKEVMALAEKIKANGPFSIRLAKELINKSIHLDIESGLMIEAKDFGLCFGTKDQKEGMTAFVEKRKPTFKGE